The DNA region GCCCACCGCGAGCCTCAACCTCGCAGCTCTCTTCCTCGCCGAGGGCAGGCCCGAGGCCGCCGAGCCGCACCTCGAGGAAGCCGCCGGCCACCGCCGCCGCAATCCCTTCCAGCACTTCCGCTCCGGTGTTCGGGCTCGCGGGGTGGGAGACCTCACCGCCGCCACCGAGCACCTGCTCAAGGCTCTCCAGCTGATGCCCGACGAAGCTCTCTTCCACGCCACTCTGGGGGAGGTCTACGCCTCTCAGGGCCGGCGCGGCAAGGCGCGCCAAAGCTTTGAGCAGGCGCTGCGCCTGGCGGAGGATTTCGAGCAGCTGGAGCGCATCCGGGAACAATTGCGGGCGCTCGAAAAGGGCCGTTGAGACCCGGCTCTCAAGTTCGCTCCAGCGTCCGCCCAGCCCTCTCCGTTCAAGATTTTGGATGGATATTTCAAGCAATTGAACCGAAGCTGACCAAGACGCCTCCGGCGTTGAGCCGCAGTCGCTCCGAAGCACCCCCGGAGCCCAGAGCACCCCATCCCAAATGCTTGGAAACAAAGCCTCGCCGGCCTTTACCGGCGGCAGGCCGCGGGAGAGCCTCGCCATGACCTCTGGCGTAACAAAGGTGGTACAATTGTTGCTGCTCTAGATGGCAAAAGGTTTTCGGGCTCCCCTGGCGGCGCTCTTTTCAACCCGTCCGGCGGCAAGATGACCGGAGGCACCAATCCCGAGGGACTGCAAACCACGGAACGGGCCGACGGACCCAGCCGACGGATTGGAATGAGTGCTGAGTTCCCAGGGACCGGCAAATCCAACAATTGTTTGAGGAGACAGAGGAGACAAACCCATGAAACGATCCATTCTCATTGTCGGCCTGGTGCTGGCTTTGGTGGCAGGAGGCAGTGCCTTCGCCCAAGGTAGCGCGGGCACTATCCAGGTGGTTGCCACCGCCCAGGACGGCAGCCGTCTGCCGGGCGTGACGGTCACCGCATCGGCGCCGGACGTCCTCGGCACCCGTACTGCGATCACCAACGCCGAGGGTGTGGCCACCCTCCCGGGTCTGCAGCCTTCCACCGACTACACGGTCACCTCGACCCTGGAAGGTTTCAACGGCGCCCGTAACGAGAACGTTCTCGTCCGCGCCGGCCAGACCACCACGCTCAACGTCAGCCTGACCCTGGGCGCCGTCGAGGAAGAGCTCATCGTTACCGCGGAGAGCCCCATCGTCGACGTCACCAGCGCCGTCACCGGCCAGGACATCACCCTCGAGCTCACCGAGTCCCTGCCCACGGGCCGCTCCTACCAGAGCTACCTGCAGCTGGTGCCCGGCGTGCTGCCCCCGGACCCGAACAACCGGTCCGAGAACCCGGCGGCCCGCTCCGGCCTCAACTACCGCGACATCGGTGGTGAGCTGGGCGTCTCCCGCGACAACTACTACTACATCGAGGGCATCAACGTCACCGACCCGGTGCAGGGCACCTTCGGCGCCAACCTCAACACCGAGATCATCCAGGAGCAGTCGGTGCTCACCGGCGGCATCCCGGCGGAGTTCATCGGCGCCCCGGGCCTGGTCTCCAACGTGGTGACCAAGAGCGGCGGTAACGACTTCGCCGGTTCGTTGAACTACTACTTCCAGAACGACAGCCTGGTGGAAGACAACGAGAACCTGCCCGACGCCAGCTTCTCCACCTACGACACCGCCTTCACCATCGGCGGTCCCATCGTCCGCGACAAGGCCTGGTTCTTCGGCTCCTACCGCCTCCT from Acidobacteriota bacterium includes:
- a CDS encoding tetratricopeptide repeat protein codes for the protein FYNNRGAEILADGDVESARVYFAKALELDPTFAAAWVNRGVALRKTGDLRGAEDSYRQALVHGPDEPTASLNLAALFLAEGRPEAAEPHLEEAAGHRRRNPFQHFRSGVRARGVGDLTAATEHLLKALQLMPDEALFHATLGEVYASQGRRGKARQSFEQALRLAEDFEQLERIREQLRALEKGR